One window from the genome of Diceros bicornis minor isolate mBicDic1 chromosome 1, mDicBic1.mat.cur, whole genome shotgun sequence encodes:
- the SMIM23 gene encoding small integral membrane protein 23, translating into MVTQQVGSRGQVAAELFERRRGSRCEDKKQTLLALLVLVLYVSTGISGRSWEVLEGIRGCNYPQNPVASQRFEYQTNEPSEEPVKVMRTWLKENLHVFLEKLEKEVRELEQLVQDLEEWLDAFLGEGHSEEPCSTFNNHL; encoded by the exons ATGGTGACCCAGCAGGTGGGCAGCAGGGGGCAAGTGGCCGCCGAGCTGTTTGAACGGAGAAGGGGCAGTCGCTGTGAGGACAAAAAGCAG ACGCTGTTGGCGTTGCTGGTCCTGGTGCTGTACGTGAGCACAGGAATATCAG GAAGAAGCTGGGAGGTATTAGAAGGGATCAGAGGATGTAACTACCCCCAGAATCCTGTGGCTTCTCAG AGGTTTGAATACCAGACCAACGAACCCTCAGAAGAGCCGGTAAAGGTCATGAGGACGTGGTTGAAGGAGAACTTGCACGTTTTCTTGGAGAAGCTAGAGAAGGAggtgcgagagctggagcagctggTACAGGACCTGGAGGAGTGGCTAGATGCCTTTCTGGGAGAGGGGCACTCGGAGGAACCCTGCTCCACCTTCAATAATCACTTGTGA